In one Thioclava sp. ES.031 genomic region, the following are encoded:
- a CDS encoding ABC transporter permease, which yields MKIPSLKIYAIAYLIFLYAPIFLLPLFAFNDGTIIAFPLKGFTTDWFAKMAENDTLRHALSNSLIIALTSSAGATILAVFAARASTRYRFKGKGGIMGLILLPMVLPDILMGMSLLLVMLEVLKVNLSIATVILGHVIISLPYAIAVLQTAFATLDQSLEEAAVDLGETRMSTFRLIVLPLVMPGIISAFLISFTISLDEFIVAFFLAGNQPTLPTYIFSQLRFPSAIPVIMALGTCLVAASILLLSVAEFFRRRGVKRTGAKDTGGFL from the coding sequence ATGAAAATCCCGTCCCTCAAGATCTACGCGATCGCTTACCTGATCTTCCTCTATGCGCCGATCTTCCTGCTGCCGCTGTTTGCCTTCAATGACGGCACGATCATCGCCTTTCCGCTGAAGGGCTTCACGACCGACTGGTTCGCGAAGATGGCCGAGAACGACACGCTGCGCCACGCGCTGTCGAATTCGCTGATCATCGCGCTGACCTCTTCCGCCGGCGCCACGATCCTCGCGGTCTTCGCCGCGCGTGCCTCGACGCGCTATCGCTTCAAGGGCAAGGGCGGGATCATGGGGCTGATCCTGCTGCCGATGGTGCTGCCCGATATCCTGATGGGGATGTCGCTGCTCTTGGTGATGCTCGAAGTGCTGAAGGTGAACCTGTCGATCGCGACGGTGATCTTGGGCCACGTGATCATCTCGCTGCCCTATGCGATCGCGGTGCTGCAAACGGCTTTCGCGACGCTGGATCAGTCGCTGGAAGAAGCGGCGGTCGATCTAGGCGAGACGCGGATGTCCACCTTCCGCCTGATCGTGCTGCCGCTGGTGATGCCGGGCATCATCTCGGCCTTCCTGATCTCCTTCACGATCTCTCTGGACGAGTTCATCGTGGCCTTCTTCCTCGCGGGCAACCAGCCCACGCTGCCCACCTATATCTTTTCCCAGCTGCGTTTCCCGTCAGCGATCCCGGTCATCATGGCGCTTGGCACCTGCCTCGTCGCGGCCTCGATCCTGCTTCTGAGCGTGGCCGAATTCTTCCGCCGGCGCGGGGTCAAACGGACCGGCGCCAAGGATACCGGAGGTTTCCTGTGA